CGAATGTTGCCTGAAGTCGCTCGACTCCCGGTGCGTATCACGCATATATATAATTGACAACTCCCGGAGCGACCATCTGCATAAATGGTGCTCAGACAAACCGAAAGTCACATATCTGCCAAACGACAACACCGGATACGGCGCAGGACATAACACAGCCATACGCCTTGAACTACCACTCCCGGGTGAATATCATCTGGTCATGAACAGCGATGTAGAATTCTTTCCGGAGATCATCAAGGATATCGAAAAATATATGGACTCACATCCCTCCACAGGAATGCTTCAGCCCAAAATGCTCGGCACAAACGGAGACAAACAGTACTCATGCCGCCGTCTCCCTACCCCTGCCGATGTGTTCATACGCCGGTTCTTTCCTGAAGGATGGTTCCGTGGCATACGTGAGCGTTATCTGCTCAAGCATCTCGACCAGGAGCGCACATGGAACATCCCTTATCATCAGGGCAGCTTTATGTTCATACGTAAAAAAGCTCTCATGGACACCGGAATCTTCGATGAGCGGTTCTTCATGTACCCCGAGGATATCGATCTCACACGCCGCATACACCGAAACTATCTCACAGTATATTGGCCTGGGGCAACCATAGTCCATCACCACGAAGCGGCATCGTACAAATCGCTCCGAATGCTCGGGATACATATCGTCAACATGATCCGATACTTCAACAAATGGGGATGGATACACGATCCGGAAAGGGACCTGTTCAACAATCAGATCGAGGGAAACATCACCTATACACAAGCCTCGAAACCAGAGCTAAAATTACCCCCCCAGGCAACTAACTAAAATACCAGCCTTATTTTTCAGGCGCACCTCAGGGTTCAGCAGGCTTGCGAAACGGTATCTTTTTATCACTTCCCAGCAACGCTTCTTCACTTCGGAATATCTTCCGTCCCTATCGTGAACCGACAGTAATCCGTACAT
The sequence above is drawn from the Duncaniella freteri genome and encodes:
- a CDS encoding glycosyltransferase family 2 protein is translated as MVSVSIVTFHTPLSQLECCLKSLDSRCVSRIYIIDNSRSDHLHKWCSDKPKVTYLPNDNTGYGAGHNTAIRLELPLPGEYHLVMNSDVEFFPEIIKDIEKYMDSHPSTGMLQPKMLGTNGDKQYSCRRLPTPADVFIRRFFPEGWFRGIRERYLLKHLDQERTWNIPYHQGSFMFIRKKALMDTGIFDERFFMYPEDIDLTRRIHRNYLTVYWPGATIVHHHEAASYKSLRMLGIHIVNMIRYFNKWGWIHDPERDLFNNQIEGNITYTQASKPELKLPPQATN